DNA from Danio aesculapii chromosome 10, fDanAes4.1, whole genome shotgun sequence:
tgatctaaatacatttgtttttaccttaattaattaataaaacaaataagaaacaaCCCTGGTTACTTTTTACagagtgaaaacaaaacaaaaaaaaaaacaattatatacacatttacattgattttaataaaagtcatttttagcTAAATACTATGTTTTTAATCAAAAAACTATGCCATGTTTGTTTCTTTTGCTGAGTGCTGAAATCTTACCCATTTCATACCCAGTTTAATTTGAAAATGGtgaaatcaaaaacattttttttcaggcaattcaaataaaaaaatctttatgtaATCTTCTAATTTAAGATTTTGATAAGTGATTTTCATCTATTTTATTGTTAAGTTTTTTTTccacagaaaacatatttctaaaggtgctgttgacttgaaattttccccagatgttgatagcaaccaaagaaatccatatatacaaagaaaacaaacctaatttgtttacaaaataagttatgcgtaataaaatgaaatccaaaacacagcaaaggaaactctcaaatgctttcagagaaagaaaatccaatataaaatacaaattaaagatcagatttgatagacgagacaaacagaaccattaagatttttacactctgttgacgtctgtgaaaaactcacacctgagcataGCAtgcgacttcattctccatacaGTATGAGGCGTCTTtaggctgccatcaccaaaaaagccttttatataaagtattaaatacaattcagtagttcagtactttctccttgtgtcattccattgttattacacacaactcatttttcagcttttttttgttttatttttatgtctgtattgtttgtgtttttaaccataatctggttcaattccatgtcaacagctcctttagaaatattattcccaggaaaaacatgacgtgttcaatacttattttccacattgtatgtatatatgtgtgtgtaacatATAAATTTAAATGTCTTAATTTTTGAACTGCAAGCATTCATGCTCACCGAGGAACATTGTGAGCGTGGTCTTGGCGAAGCCGGTCATCAACATGTTAACAGCGACTGACAGCATCCCAATGAAGGCGATGGCGATGTTAGGCAGACAGagggaaaacaaaaacacaccaaCAAAACTAGTAATAAAAATAGACGTGCTGGCAGCAGAGCCATATCCGACAAGAATCTCCGACCAACACAGCGGCTCATTGAGCTCATAAAGCGTGACTATGGACAAACCTCCAGTATTGACAAAAGACAAGGTGGAAAAGGTAATAATCAACAACACAAGTACCCATTTTCTTCGTCTACTTCCTCCAGCAAACAAGCTGTAGATACTGCATGCCAGATTCCGCAAGGCCTGACAACAAGCCAAGGTCTCCGATCGATCAATGACTCTAGTTTCTTCCAGGATAAAGAAGGCATATAGTAAATTAATGACCTGAAATACGGCGGAGGTAAAAAACGGCCAGTTGAACCCGGCTGCGTGCAAGAAGTAGCCAGTGGAGATTGAAGCTACGCCTGCCAGCATACCAATCATCATGTCGACCACGGCCATCCGAAGGGTTTTTTGTTTGCCATCTTCACACAAATCGGCCACATAGGAGAAGCAGCCACCTAGCATGGTGCCGATGCCACCAAAGAGGGCACTTACAAATGAGGCGGCAATGAGGAGGTAAAGGTTGAGCTCGAAGAACGAGACGATGAGGAATGAAAGTGTGTAGATCAGACTGCCAATGAGTGGCATGATAATGGTGATCTTTCGGCCACGCTGATCGCTGTAGGACACCAGGAGGAGAGTCACGATGAGGCTGGGGATCATGGAGGATAAATCAGTGTACATGGAGAACAGAGAAGCTGCTTTCTGCACCTCCTGGGACAAAAAAAGAagaggaggaaaataaataaaccagaTGTGCTTATGAAAGCGTGTAAGTGTCTTATGAGGGGTGATGCAATTCCtgatccaaaaataaaaacagctttaaaaagaaaaatgaaaaagagagagagaaaaaaaaaaggaaatgaaacGCAGATGTTCGTGTATCTGTGACCAAAATTGGAATGCAACAGACTGAAATCTGAAACAGCAACAGGTGTAGCttacttttattttcattcattcattcattttcttttcagctttgtccctttattaatcaggggtcgcacagcagaatgaaccgccaacttatccagcacatgttttacggagcgaatgcccttgcagctgcaacccatcactgggaaacacccatacattctcaatcacgaacatacactacggacaatttagctcacccaattcatctttagtgcatgttttttttacctgtggGGGGCATCCGGggtagaaccagtgacgttcttgctgtgaggcgacaatactacccactgtgccactgagCCGCCTCATTTAGCCTCACATTTAAtttaaggaaaataaaataacttctgACAGGAGGGTTTATTTAGTGAATAATACTGACCAGATGCATGTTGTCTCACTTATTACACAGttgaaatattgatttattagTTTACTTATTATGCAAGTATTTACTTACAAAGAATTGTTCTGTCTTTCTGTGTGACGAAACATTGTTTTCCTGAATGACTGATCTAGTAAACTGTTGCAATGGACAACCGTTGCTTTTCAGAAATATTTGACTTCAGAGTTCAGCACTGGGTTGATCAGTATAAATTATTGAAGAGATATTTGCATgcactgggtaagctaaattgtctgtagtgtacagtatgtggatgaatttcttttcagcttagtcccttaattaatctggggtcaacacagcggaatgaaccgccaatttatccagcatatgttttacgcagcagatgcccttccagctgcaacccatcactgggaaacatccatacaaactcattcacaaacacactacggacaatttagcctacccaattcacctatatttcTATGGGATTAGATACAGGGAAATAAGCTCTATTTCTGGTTTCAACTTGAAGGGTATTTTTGGCACTCAGACAGGCATGTTCTACACAATTGCTTTGGTAAAGGCAAACAAGATTAAGTTTGAAAttcaatattatttgttattcagGTACTTCTTTTTATAAGACAAATTTACTCATGGAGCCACAGTGGAATCCCAAAGTCTATAaagtttaacaatataaaaataggTGTGTCAAAACAAATGCTTATT
Protein-coding regions in this window:
- the LOC130236576 gene encoding solute carrier family 46 member 3 isoform X1, which produces MYVIVCFVLVFAAHIVDDTMKRLYFIEPVVAIYAFASFMLYPLIQQYVYRRLWLEITNSTYPVSENTSQCAANSSNHTSQQEEVQKAASLFSMYTDLSSMIPSLIVTLLLVSYSDQRGRKITIIMPLIGSLIYTLSFLIVSFFELNLYLLIAASFVSALFGGIGTMLGGCFSYVADLCEDGKQKTLRMAVVDMMIGMLAGVASISTGYFLHAAGFNWPFFTSAVFQVINLLYAFFILEETRVIDRSETLACCQALRNLACSIYSLFAGGSRRRKWVLVLLIITFSTLSFVNTGGLSIVTLYELNEPLCWSEILVGYGSAASTSIFITSFVGVFLFSLCLPNIAIAFIGMLSVAVNMLMTGFAKTTLTMFLVRIPAMFAIMPFPVLRSMMSKVVSKSEQGALFACVAFTETLSTNGSAASFSRIYAATVAWCPGFVFLLGAGLCLIPMSLLGILKCVHPLDPNDAQALLSEDGTEASDDPPVA
- the LOC130236576 gene encoding solute carrier family 46 member 3 isoform X2; protein product: MKRLYFIEPVVAIYAFASFMLYPLIQQYVYRRLWLEITNSTYPVSENTSQCAANSSNHTSQQEEVQKAASLFSMYTDLSSMIPSLIVTLLLVSYSDQRGRKITIIMPLIGSLIYTLSFLIVSFFELNLYLLIAASFVSALFGGIGTMLGGCFSYVADLCEDGKQKTLRMAVVDMMIGMLAGVASISTGYFLHAAGFNWPFFTSAVFQVINLLYAFFILEETRVIDRSETLACCQALRNLACSIYSLFAGGSRRRKWVLVLLIITFSTLSFVNTGGLSIVTLYELNEPLCWSEILVGYGSAASTSIFITSFVGVFLFSLCLPNIAIAFIGMLSVAVNMLMTGFAKTTLTMFLVRIPAMFAIMPFPVLRSMMSKVVSKSEQGALFACVAFTETLSTNGSAASFSRIYAATVAWCPGFVFLLGAGLCLIPMSLLGILKCVHPLDPNDAQALLSEDGTEASDDPPVA